The Diceros bicornis minor isolate mBicDic1 chromosome 30 unlocalized genomic scaffold, mDicBic1.mat.cur SUPER_30_unloc_5, whole genome shotgun sequence genome has a segment encoding these proteins:
- the LOC131402177 gene encoding ral guanine nucleotide dissociation stimulator-like: MEAGDLEGGEGVVPFLGMFLYHLKLLNIGMEDDLEKLKVIRRIQLLQQAANAYDLEPKERFGAWFQVMEPISVHESYWVSC, from the exons atggaggctggagatctggaaggaggggag ggtgtcgtccccttcctgggcatgttcctctatcacctgaagctgctgaacattgggatggaggatgatctggaa aaattaaaagtcatcaggaggatccagctgctccagcaggctgcaaatgcgtatgacctggagcccaaagagcgatttggggcctggttccaggtcatggagcccatcagtgtccatgagag ctactgggtctcctgctag